The genomic region TCCTAAGGCCAACTGTTGATCCCAGTTCGGTTTGATAAAAGGTTGGTCTGTCCCTATGATATGGTCTTTTGTGTAGACATTACCGCTGCCATCGTAAAGCCCATCCAGCGATACGCCCGTTCGGAATCTGTAGTTCAGGTTATACATAGGTGCGAAATAGGCGCCCAGCACCGGATATTTATCGGGAGAGGCGACCTGTGTATTTCCAAATTCGATTCCTTTTCTTCGCCAAGACCCGAAAAGCACAAGATCATAGCTAAGGTGCCTTTTTAAGGCGGGAATATTCACCACTTGCTCTGCTTCGGATTTTTCTTGTTTATCATTGGCGAGGTTGTACAGCAGTCCGAGTTTCGCGCCGACCATGTTCAACCCTGCATTTGGATATTCAGTATTACCATTAGAAAAATGAGTAAGTTCTGCTCCGGTGGTTAACCAGTAGCGATCAGCGATTTCCCACTTTAAGAAAAGCCCCAGATTGATATAGGCATTGAGTTTCGATCCAATGATCATGTTACCAGGGTTGTTTACAGGATCATAGGGTCGCCATCCGGTTGATAAGCCAAAGTTCCACTCGTAGTTGAGGGAAGCGACTTCGCTGAGTTTCGAGAGCTGCGCCGTTTGGAAGAGATAACTTGCAATGGGCGTTCCTAATTCTTTATGATTACCAAAATCGAAGACAGCTATACCTATTCCTTGTTGTGTTTTCGAAAAGACCTGCTTGCCAAGACTTCCCTTTGGCAAGGAAAATGAATATTTAATATGTCCGGAAACTGCTCTTTTGCTAAGCTGCTCATTGGCGACTTCGGTTTTGTAGAATGGCGAAGTGGGAAACACATAGGATGGTCTAATTTCTGCAGCGATATGGTGCGAGAAATTCGATATAAAGACTTTAGCAGTATCAACTCGACTATTATCAGTTTTTTGTTGAGCATTCAGCAGAAAACCATAAAAAAAATAGAGACTAAGTAACAGAAAGCGAATGCTATTTTGAGTCGTATAGATTAAGTATTGGTCGGAACTACGCATTAAAATATTCAAGAAAGTTTGCCATCCCCCGATAAACAATAAAATTAATAAAAACATGGAGGATTCTCAAATTAGAATAAAAGGAAATTGATAGGAGGCTGCTTTTAGTCAATCACAAACTAAAGCCCTTATTAACCCAATACAAACCCCTTTGGAAAGGGGTTTGTATTGGGTTATCATTGGGTTTGTATTGGGTTAATAAGGGGAGATACTAGTAGTTAGTAGTTAGTACTCTCGAAGAGACTTAACAGTATACATAACAAGTTTATTTTGTAGGCTATCGGTTAGCTTTTCATTCTTCAATTTGTTGAGGGCAACTTCATATACGTAGCCTTTTTCCAGAGGTTCAAGTTGTAGCTGTAATTGCTTTCTGCCTCTTGTCCAGTCTGCTTTGTTTATTTTAATGTTTTTGACATCTATTTGTTCAGAGCCGTACTTTTTATGGTAATGGTATCGATATCGGCGAACATGAACGAGGCTATCGATGGGTTCATTTTCTGTGTTGGCCACCTCGTCGGTAAAGTTCAGTTCGAATCCTCTCTTCGTGATTTTCATATCCTTGACATCGAAGGGAGTTTTTCCAGTGAAACGGATTCGTTGTATTCCGCGATCGCCGAGCCATCCATGGTCGGCTTGTCCGACCCATAGGTCGCCGTTAGGTGAAAATACTAGCCTGTTGTTTCCTTTGCGGAGGCCTTGCCCTTGAATGAATACCGTTGCAGCGCCCTGCATGACGCCATTTACCTCTTCGAGCATCACGCGCACAAGACGCTCGCTACTCATTTCGCCGATGATAAACTGTCCGTCAAATGCTTTCAGTTTTTTGTTGTCTTTGATCAGAATCGGCTGGGTTGGCGAATTAGCTAGCAGATCGTGTGGGAAGATCACAGTTGGTTTTTCGCGCATCTTATCTAAGGTCTCAACCGGCAAGTCGAACGGATTTCCTTTATTCCAACCTTTCGTCCATACGATACTGGCAGGATGTCCGTAGTGTTTTCCTTCCTCGACATGGTATAGGGGGCTGGTTCCGACCCAGTCACCTTGATTTTCGGTTACATAGAGTCGATCTTTTGCATCTAAGGCAATGCCATTGGGCGAACGGAAACCAGAAGCGAAGGGCGTTACTTTAAAGTTTTTATCGATTTTCATGACCCAACCTCGATAAGGCACCACGGAGAACATGGCATTTCCGTCTCTCATTTTGCCTATCATGAGCGTATCGCCCCTTAGTTCATCAGACATTCCTCCACCTGAGGATGAGGAATTGAGGGCGATATATAGGTTCCCATTTTTATCTTGTACCGGCCCGTAGGTGAATTCATGATAATTCCCCGTCATTCCGAAACCATCATATATGGTTTCAAAAAGGTCGGCTTCGCCATCGTTATCGGTATCTGTAATTCGTGTCAGCTCGGGCAATTGCATGACAAGCATTTCTTTATCAGATATTGCTTTTATTCCGAGGGGTTCGTGCAGTCCGCTGGCAAAAAGCTTCCATTCCTTGGTTTCCGGATTGTAGATCATGACCTCCCCTCGCATAAAGGTCGCAACTATACGCCCATCGGGCAAGGCGTCTAATGCGGCAACTTCTGCCGTCAATCCCTCTGGAGTCGCAATAGAATCGATATAGAAAGCATGTTTCTCATCGGACTGATGATCGGAACATGCAAGTAATGTAGCTGTGCAGGCTAAAAGTATATAGAACAATGATTTCATTTACTTATCTATTTTGTATTCCAAGGTAAATTCTTTGGCCTCCGCAGGGCTCAGTTTTATGGTTGGGTTTGTGAGCTCAGCGCCTTTATACCATGTTTTCATTCCGGGTGTATGCGTATGTTGGAACCTAAGGTCGGTATTCAGTTTTGACATCTTAAACGTGCGCATGATCCCCTTTCTATCCTCCGTTTCTTTAATCGTTTCGTAGACATCCATCTTGTCGATTTGATAGTGAAACTCCAGATATTTGTCTTTCAATATTTTATAGCCTTTGAACTGCTTTTTGTTTGGGCTATTTGCCGATGTTATCGCGATGGATGGGAGAATTGCTTGTTTGTAGAAGATATCGCCCAATACTTTAGCTTTCGCATCTTTATGTCCTTTCCAAATAGCGGTATTGTCGAGGAATTCACCTTGCCAGATATAGCGCAGATCGCATACGGCCGCATCCCAGCAATAGGATATTTGGCCCGGCAGATTTACCGCGAAGGCAGCAGGGCTAGCGCCCTCCATATAAATCCTGTAATAATATGGCGGCTGAGGTTCGTAGGGATGGTTCTTTTGGTGATGGTGTTGATGTTCGGACTGCTTACTTAATGCTGGCAAATGAGGATCCTGCGCTAGCTCGGGCATCTTTCCAGATTTGTTGACATATATTGCTCCATACATCACATGTCCGTGTCCGGGGAAGGTGCAGACATAGGGGTAAATGCCTTCAGCCGTCGGAGCAGTGAAACTGAGGTTCTCTTTTTGTCCGGCATGCAGAATCTTGGTATGCCAAAGAATGTCTTTGCTTTCGGGGATATAAGATTTTGCCATTCCCTGCGCCCCTAGTTTGCTCGCTAGGTTGACGATTTTTTCTCTTGTACCCGGCTTTATTATCAGCAGGTTATGGTCCATGTCGTCGGTATTTTCGAATTCAATGATTACTTTCTCTCCGGGTTGCACATGGAACCTTGGGACATCAAAGCGTAGTCCCGGCAGCACCGACATTTTCAGCTTTTTGACTGGTGGATCCAGGTCTACGAGCGCGGTATTACTCGTTAAAAAGAGAAGCAGAACGCTTAGTAAACTTAATAAAACAGGTTTTTTATTCATGGCTTGGGTGGCGCTAGTAGATCTTAATTGCTAAATGATTTGCAACAGCTTTTGATAGTGCGGCGAAGTCGTTAGGATTCCTCCCATTTTTTCAAAGAAATCATCATTTAAATGGAACGTTCCGTTCTGTACTTTTGTCCAGCTGGCATTTGGAAATGGATGTCGTAGCTTCATTTCTTGCCATTTTACGTAGTTCATATCGCCGTTTGTTTCCATTAAGCCCATGTTAACCACCGGGAAAGGTGAAAGGCTTGCGGCAATAATCTTGTTCCATTCCATCAACACCGGATTTACGGTCAAATCCGAACACAGGCAAGGAATGTTATTTTCATGGGCTATTTTCGCAATTTTTATGGTTAGACTAAGGGTTTTGGCGATTCCTTTCAAAATAAAAGCCTTATACCCGAGTTCTATTTTTTTATAGGCGTCTGCCTCGCTGTGAATGCTTTCATCTGCGCCGATCAGCACAGGTAGATCGTCTACTCTCTCTTGATTTGCTTCTACAAAGGGTTCCTCGTAGAGCAGGATGCGTTCGAAGGCCCCTATTTTTTTCGCGTAATCTAAGTAGTTTTGCAAATCTGCTTTTCGCTCGTACCGACCATTTGCATCCATGGTGTAGTAGATGGATTGATCGATGCCTCGTGCAGTTAATCGCTCGTTTATACAGTCATGAATTTCTTTCAACCGATCCTTGTCCTGTTGCAACATGGTTTGTTGATCGCCCGGGCTGCCCGTTTTAATCTTAAAGACAAAATATCCTTGATCTACCGCTGCAGCAATATCTTCTAGCGGCATACTATACGATATTTGGAACATGACGGCAACCTGTTTGTTTTTGTTTTGAAACGCCGGTCGGTAGGCCTCGGGGATCATCTGCTGGAAGCTTTCTACCTTATTCGTCTTACCGTATAGCATCCATAAAGCATTATCCACGGCTACCAGTGCGTTGTAAATGAAATTGACATGCAGGTTGTCTCGCTTTGTTATTTTTTTGCCTTCCTCTAGCAGGTAGGGCACGAGCTGTTCAGTCGCCTCCAATGGACAGGGAAACGACTTATTCTCGAGCCATTGCAATGCAGCCTTACTGACGTCGAGCATCCATGAATTGCCGGTGGATTCATCAGTTGCTGCAAAAGTATCCGCATCGCCATATAATACGCTCTGAGTACCCAAGCCAATACCATAGTTGCCCGAAGGGCCCTTAACATAGGCTATGGCTTGCCATAACTCGGTTAGGAATGCCCCTTTAAATCCGAATGGGAATCGAAGCTTTTCTTTTTCTACGGCGGCGCGAGTATGGATAACCTTTAATTGATTCATCATGGTTTTCTTCAGATTATTTGATGCCTTTAGGCTGTTTGCTTGGGTTGCTGCTAACAGCAAGCTACAATTCCCAATAAACTGTCTTCTGTTCATAAAGTATTCGCTTTTCGTGTTCCGTTTACGTTCACGGTAACAGTTTGTACTTGAAGAAGCTTATTTAAATAAAAATTGTAAGTCTTCAGGTTTGCTGATGGTTAATTGAATACTAAGCTAAATGTATAAATTGTAAAAACCAAGAATAAGGAGGCAAAAGGATTAAAATTTTGGGGGGAGGTATAAAAAACCGAGGGAAAAATTGTATATTTGCGTGTGGAAAGGAGTAAAATTACAATCATGAAAGCAAAAACAACATTTCCCGTCAGTAGAGGAGCGAAAGTTGTTAGCCGCTCCAGGTTAGAACAAACCGAATTTTCACCATCATGGGTGGTGCAACACGTCAATGATGCGCCCGGATATAAGCTAGAACTAATTGACCGCATCCGTATCGGCGTCACCAAATTAGAGTGGAAAGAATTGATCAGCAGCATCGGCGAGAACGAGAAAGAATTTGAGCATGTATTACCAAGCTCGATAAGCAGTATGCAGAAGAAGCCTCGGTATGATAAAGAGACTTCGGAGCGCATTTACGAAATTTCCAGGCTTTTTGGCCTGGGTTATCAAGTCTTTGACAGCCCTGATTTGTTCAGAGAATGGCTCTGGACGCCATCTAAAGCCTTAGGCGGCAAAAAGCCATTCGACTTATTAGATAGCAGTTTTGGTTTTGAGTTGGTCGAGAATGAGATCATCAGGATTCAGCACAACGTATATAGCTAATGGTTGTTTTTCGGGTTGCCAATTTAAAGTTCAAAGATTCTACATTGAGTGGTATTGGTGCTGAAAAAGTTGGAGGTCGTTGGAATCAGGTCGGAACGCGGGCAGTCTACTGCTCAGAGAATATTTCGTTAGCCATATTGGAATACTATGTGCATTCGGAGAACATCGCATTACTCCCCAAACAAATATTAGTAGCGAAGATCGAATTCCCTGATGATTTTATCGTTGAAGAACTATCGGAGTTGCCGGCGCGTTGGAATCAATATCCGTATTCATCCAAGACTGCCGGGGTGTTCACGAAGTTGGCAAATAACAGGGATTTCTTTGCGTTGAAGGTCCCCTCGACTGTTGTTCCGATGGAATATAATTATATTCTAAATCCGCTTTATAAGGAGTTTGGCAAGGTTGAGATCGTCGAATTCATCAATCTGGATGTTGATAGCCGGCTGAAAGAAGATAAAAGATAATTTCTATTCCGGGAAATGATTATCACATTCATATTCCCGGAATAGAAATATTTATTTACTGATACTTTGTGTGCCTAGATACTTTACGTCTACCCGACGATTTTTGGCTCTGCCTTCTGGATTATCCTGTCCGTTCGCTAGGGTGTTTTCCGCAATAGGATCCTTCTCTCCTCTTCCGAGTGCTATAATATCATTTTCGATACCATTATTTTTAAGCCAATCCTTAACTGCATTAGCTCTATCTAGAGAAAGTTTTTCGTTGTATGCGTCGTTGCCTTTCGAATCGGTATGACCTGTAATCTGCACTTTCTCATTTCCACTTTTTCTAATTTGGTCTGCCAATTTCGATAGTTCTGCATCTGCTTCTGGTTTAAGCGTAGCCTTATCAAATTCGAAGATCTTATCTGCAGACAGCTGTATATCAATATTTAAATTACTTTGATTAGCGGTCAAACTGCTGCCGGTACTTTCGAGCGGCGCATTTGCAGTAGCTACCTCTTGTCTGGTCGCCGTGAATGTGTCGACTTCGGGAGTTAATCCATCAGTCGAATTTTTAGTACTACTCGACGTCTTATCAGCATGACTCTTCTCGTTGGTTCCCGTGGAATTACAAGCAAGCATCTTTTGACAAACACTTCAGTCTAACACTCAACATGTTAAGACTAAAACTGTTATAAAAATTTTTGGGGTAGTACAACCAAATTTCCTTTGAAGTGTTCATCTGCTACACAATAGGTATTTACGAATAATGTATTGACATGTTTAGAGACGGAGCACGCAAGAGTTTATGGCAATCGGAAGTAAAAAAGTATGAAGGATTCTTAGCAAGAGGTCACAGATACGACGTGGTAATCGTCGGCGCTGGAATAACAGGTATTTCAACGGCTTACCGGCTTCAAAATCAAGGGTTAAAATGCGTCATTTTGGAAGCGAGTAATATTGGTTTTGGTACTACCGGGGGCACCACGGCTCACCTAAATGACTTTTTCGACACGACTTTTGAGGAAACAATAAACAAGTTTGGATTAGAGAATGCACGGCTACTTGCTGAGGCGGGAAAAGAAGCTATGCAAATTTTTACGTCGAACGTCATGAAGAATACCATTGACTGTGATTTTGAGCATAAAGATGCAGTGCTGTTTGCAACAAGTGAAGAACAGGTTGAGGAATTAGAGAAAATCTTCGAAGGCGCTCAAAAGGTTGGTTATCAAATGGCATATACAGATAGTATCGAATACCCCATGGGGTTCCAAAAGGCATTGTTGATTCCTCGACAAGCACAATTTCATCCACTTAAATATATCAAAGCCTTAGCCGAGGCTTTTACAAATGCCGGGGGAACCATTATTGATAACTGTATCTACGAATCCCATGACGAGAGCGACCAGGAAGTTCTCGTTCATACGAGTCAGGGGACCGTTCGCGGTGGACATGCTGTGTTTGCAACCCATACTCCCCCTGGAGTTAACCTTTTACACTTTACCACTGCACCATATCGCAGCTATGCAATTGCCTTTACTCTAAACAGTGAAGACTATCCGAACACCTTAGGCTATGACCTTTGCAATCCCTATCATTATTATAGGACTCATATTATCCAGGGAAAGAAAATGATTATTGCGGGAGGAGAGGACCACAAAACAGGACATAGCGAAGATGAGGGTGCATGCTTTGCGCGCTTGGAGAATCACTGTCGAAACTACTTCGATATTAATCAAATTCAGTACGCGTGGTCGAGTCAGTACTTCGAGCCTGCAGATGGACTCCCCTCGATTGGCGTTTTACCATCGAGCCAGGGTCGTCTTTTCGTGGCCACAGGTTTCAGAGGCAACGGGATGACGTTTGGAACCTTGTCTTCGACCATCCTTACCGATTTGATTTTGCAACGCCCTAATCGTTTTGCTAAACTTTTCGATCCGAAGCGATTTAAACCGACTGCCGGCTTCAAGAGTTTCTTGAAGGAAAATGCTACTGTGCTGAAGGATATGATCGGTGATAAGATTAATATGGAGAGAATTAATTCGCTATTGGATATAGAACCCGGAAAGGCGAAAGTTGTTCGATACGGAGGACAGGCTTACGCTGTTTATTCGGAAAGCAATGGCCAACGGCACGTTTTAAAAAGCACATGTCCACACGCCAAGTGTGAAGTACGATGGAATAACGCAGAATTATCTTGGGATTGTCCCTGTCACGGCTCTCGGTTTAACGTGAATGGCAAAATGCTAAATGGTCCTTCAACCCAAGGACTGGAGCGCTTAGAATAGCGAAGGGTACAACTGCAGTGCGACCTTTAGTGCTGGCTAAGCGTCTTGGTCATCAAAGCTTGCAAACATGGGGGAAGGATATCAGTTCCGGTGAGACTGCTTCCTCAATAACGAAACCCTCTGCAACTTGGAGATAGGAGATTGGTTTGGTTTCTTCGTTATCGGCTATACGAGCGCAGCTTGACAGGGATAGGAAGCAGAAAACGAAGAGACAGGGTATCATTAATCGCACTCTCGATTTGAAAGCGGCAAACAATTGTGCATCAGCACATTCACTGACTAAGGTCATTATGAAAAGTTTAAGTTCTTTCTATATCTTGTCTACACAAGACAATCAAATATGGCAAAACTATCCTTATAAACAAGAAGCTAACAGGACATTAAAAATCTAGCGGTCAGATGCTAGAGAATTAGAGGTGGGGAATAGCATGAGTCGGGAAACTGGAAACGTTTTCCAATTTTGTTGAGGGAGTGATTGGTTTAAGAAGAAAGAAAATGCTGGTTGAGTTACGGCGAAACATACTGTTTCCGCGTAACTAAACCAGCATACCGATATTTTATTGTACTCGCATATTTAACTTATTGATCATATTTGCCATCCACACATCTTGAGCCTTGAAGGTCGACAGCTCATCATTATCTCCTGCTTCATCGAGACTTTCGATAATTTCTTCCGCATATTTGAGGTGCAACAACTCAGCGAGATGCATGATGCTGTCCTCATCGAATTCTAATTCATACCAGAAAACTACCTCTTCCAGAAATACGCCATCCCAATTTAAAACAATTGGATCTTCGATTTCCTCTTCCAATCCATAGGCAATAAAAACCCTTCCGCTCGGTATCATACGCGATAATATCAGAACTTCTTAGCTTGAGGATCGGCTTAAAGCGATCAACACGATACGTCTTCTGCTCCTCCGCAGATAAGTCTAAAATCCTTAATGGCTTCGAATATTCGTAACCTAATGCTTCCTCAAATACATCATCAGAAACATTCTCGTCATAGATATCTGTCACAATCTTAGGAAGCCCCAATTTATGAATCAGTTCCCTTAATTCTACTTCAGTTAGTTGATAAGCAGCTATATTTTTTGTTTTATGGATTTATGTTAATAACGACTAATACCTTGAAGTCGTATAACGTAAAAGTACTTTTGAACATACTTTTATCTTTGGCTTCAAATTAACGAATAAACAATTTGTGGCTAAATATTTTACCAAGTGGAATTATATAATTAAACAAGTGGAGCGTTGAAATAGCGGTAACTTCTAATACCATGCTACTTTCACAAGTCCAATTGGATTTGTGAAATGAATTTTACATAACTTTACCGTTTTAATCAGCACCATGATCTACTTCCATATTCCTTTTTGCAAGCAAGCGTGTTACTACTGCGATTTCCACTTTAGCACTTCTATGCAATACAAAGACGAAATGCTGCAGGCTATGCACAAGGAATTGAGCATGCGTTCTAACTATCTCGAAAACAAAACCATCCATTCCATTTACTTCGGCGGAGGCACCCCTTCCACACTTACGGCCGAGGAAATCGACCGCCTGATTGGAAAAGTTGCCGAGCATTACGAAATAGCACCCGATGCGGAAATCACCTTGGAAGCAAATCCTGACGACCTGGATAAAAACAAAGTCAATGCCTTAAGACAAACCGCCGTTAATCGCTTCTCGATCGGAATCCAATCCTTTTATGAGGAAGATTTGCGATGGATGAATAGGGCGCATAATGCTGAAGAGGCGAAATCTGCAATTATGCGCGTGCAAGACGCGGGCTTTGAAAATATAACCTGTGACCTGATCTATGGATACCCCCTATTGACCGATCTGAAGTGGAAAGCTAACATGCAGCAGCTCATTGATTTTCAGATACCGCACATCTCCTCTTATGCGATGACCGTAGAAAAGAAAACAGCGCTGGATCATTTGATAAAGAAAGGGAAAACTGCCCCAATCAACGAAGGTCAAAGTGCGGAGCAGATGCTTATGCTGATTTCCCACTTAACCGACAACGGTTATGAGCAGTATGAAATATCCAATTTCGCAAAGCCCGGAAAACATGCTATCCACAACAGTAATTATTGGAGGGGAAAACACTATTTAGGCATCGGCCCCTCTGCGCACTCCTTTAACGGCGTATCGCGCTCGTGGAATATCGCCAATAATGCACTGTACACCAAACAGCTTTTCCAAAACGAATTGGCATTAGAAACCGAAGAACTAAGCCTAGACGATCAGTTTAACGAGTATGTCATGACATCCCTCCGAACAAAATGGGGAGTAGACTACGAATACCTCAAAAGCAACTTTGATAGCGACTACCTATCCTACCTGAAAAAAGAAGCCGACATCTATCTGAAACAGGAAGATTTACTGCTGAAAGACGATCAATATCTTGTGTTAACCGCCTCAGGAAAGCTAATTGCAGATCAAATCGCCTCTGATTTGTTCATCGTTTCTTAACGTTGCAATTTAATATTTTGCTTTATGTCAACAATAACACGAATTCATTAGCAAATAAAATCCATTAACTAGCATTTGTTAGCAAATCCCTAATTTTTAAAAACCCGCCTGATTACCAGCATTATAATTCATATTTTTGCGCCAAAATAATCTATTATAATCGATATGGTACAATCTTCTACTTTTGAGAACCAAATCAAAAGTTACAAAGTCAAGCAGAACGCTTGCGTAAAGCTTATTCAAGTAGTAAGCGACCTATGGTTCAATCAATCCATTGAACTGGTTCTATTCCGCAATCAACTGATTGATCGTCGCGTAAGTTTCATCCTTAATTTACATCAAAGGACGAAAGAGTTAGCAGAGAAAGAAATTAGTATTGAGGAAACTCTTCAAATTGCTGAGATTATCCAAACGCTAGAATTAACTCCTTCACGCATTGACATTGGTAAATTAGCGTTGGAAGTACGCAAGCAGAACGTTCAACTCGAAGATTTAGAAGCTTTCCTTTCCAAGGAACTCGCGCCTGCACATCAGCATCAAACCTTCGAACCAAGGGACGTTGTTCTCTATGGATTTGGTCGAATTGGTCGCTTATTAGCAAGAGAATTGATCAGCAAAGCAGCTGCAGGTCGTCAATTACGTTTACGAGCAATTGTGACCAGAGATCAGTTGGATGAAAAAACACTCGAAAAAAGAGCGAGCTTATTACGTCAAGATTCTATCCACGGTGACTTCGAAGGCGAAGTAGATATCGATGTAGAAAAAGGTGCATTGATTATCAATGGCGTACCTGTTTACATCATCTCTGCCAAGAATCCTGAAGACATCGATTATACACAGTACGACATCAATAACGCCTTAGTAATCGATAATACAGGGGCTTTTAGAGATCAACAAGAGCTTAGTCGCCATTTAACTTCTAAGGGTGCAACACAAGTCTTATTGACTGCGCCGGGCAAAGGTGTTCCAAATATCGTTTACGGCGTAAATGAATATGACGCCGACAATAAAAAGGATAATACATTCTCTGCTGCTTCTTGTACCACCAATGCTATTTCACCAGTTTTAGCGGTATTAGAGAAACGTATCGGAATTGTGAAAGGCCATATCGAAACCATCCACTCCTACACCAACGACCAAAACTTAGTTGATAACTTCCATAAGAAGTCTAGAAGAGGACGTGCAGCGGCATTAAACATGGTAATCACGGAGACTGGCGCAGGAAGCGCAGTCGCGAAAGTATTACCTGTATTGGCTGGAAAGCTAACCTCCAATGCGATTCGCGTGCCTGTTCCTAATGGTTCCCTAGCGATCTTAAATCTAGAACTGAAGTCCATCACTACGGTTGAAGAGGTGAACGGCCTTTTAAAGAAAGCAGCGTTAGAAGGTGATCTAGTCGAACAAATTCAATACGCAAACAACGCAGAACTTGTATCATCTGATATCGTGGGCACTACGGCCGCTTCTGTGGTTGATGCTCCTGCAACAATCGTATCAGCAGATGGCAAAAACGTCGTAATTTACGTATGGTATGATAATGAATACGGCTATACACATCAAGTAATGCGCCTAGCCAGACATATCGCTGGAGTAAGAAGATATACTTATTATTAAGATTCTCTTGTACGGTCGCAAAAGTGCATTGTCTAGGAATCGAGCAAGTCATCTGACTCAAGAAAACAGCGAGCAACTCGCCGAGAAGCTTAAAAGTATATTTGGCACAAACTAAAAACCCATAGCGATTGCTATATAAATCGATGAATCGAACAATGGGGCTGTAGCAATACGGCTCCATTGATTTTTAGCCTCCTGTGGTAGATATCTTAACCAATCAGCCGCTCCGTTTCCAAATATTTCATAATGATCTGCGTAGCCCCAGCACGCGTATGCACATAATTCTTAGCTGATTCTCCCGCCATGTTCAACTTTGCAGGATCCTTCAAAGCCGCAAATATGTTGGAAAGCTCCTCCTTGCTGCTGACCGGAAAACCAGCACCCAGTTCCAGCAAATCCATCGCTTCCTTAAACTTCTCATACTTCGGACCGAATATCACCGGAATACCGTAAGTAGCAGCCTCCAACGTATTATGTATTCCCGCTCCAAAACCACCACCAATATAGGCGATATCGCCATAATAATAAAGCGATGACAGCATACCAATATTGTCAATAATCAATACCTGCTCTCGAGCAATTTCTTCAGCAGAATAACGCCCGAATTGCGAGAAACGTAAGGCCGAAGGAAAGAGCTTTAAAAGCTGTTCAATATGTTCATCA from Sphingobacterium sp. BN32 harbors:
- a CDS encoding OmpA family protein, which gives rise to MLACNSTGTNEKSHADKTSSSTKNSTDGLTPEVDTFTATRQEVATANAPLESTGSSLTANQSNLNIDIQLSADKIFEFDKATLKPEADAELSKLADQIRKSGNEKVQITGHTDSKGNDAYNEKLSLDRANAVKDWLKNNGIENDIIALGRGEKDPIAENTLANGQDNPEGRAKNRRVDVKYLGTQSISK
- a CDS encoding FAD-dependent oxidoreductase, whose protein sequence is MFRDGARKSLWQSEVKKYEGFLARGHRYDVVIVGAGITGISTAYRLQNQGLKCVILEASNIGFGTTGGTTAHLNDFFDTTFEETINKFGLENARLLAEAGKEAMQIFTSNVMKNTIDCDFEHKDAVLFATSEEQVEELEKIFEGAQKVGYQMAYTDSIEYPMGFQKALLIPRQAQFHPLKYIKALAEAFTNAGGTIIDNCIYESHDESDQEVLVHTSQGTVRGGHAVFATHTPPGVNLLHFTTAPYRSYAIAFTLNSEDYPNTLGYDLCNPYHYYRTHIIQGKKMIIAGGEDHKTGHSEDEGACFARLENHCRNYFDINQIQYAWSSQYFEPADGLPSIGVLPSSQGRLFVATGFRGNGMTFGTLSSTILTDLILQRPNRFAKLFDPKRFKPTAGFKSFLKENATVLKDMIGDKINMERINSLLDIEPGKAKVVRYGGQAYAVYSESNGQRHVLKSTCPHAKCEVRWNNAELSWDCPCHGSRFNVNGKMLNGPSTQGLERLE
- the hemW gene encoding radical SAM family heme chaperone HemW translates to MIYFHIPFCKQACYYCDFHFSTSMQYKDEMLQAMHKELSMRSNYLENKTIHSIYFGGGTPSTLTAEEIDRLIGKVAEHYEIAPDAEITLEANPDDLDKNKVNALRQTAVNRFSIGIQSFYEEDLRWMNRAHNAEEAKSAIMRVQDAGFENITCDLIYGYPLLTDLKWKANMQQLIDFQIPHISSYAMTVEKKTALDHLIKKGKTAPINEGQSAEQMLMLISHLTDNGYEQYEISNFAKPGKHAIHNSNYWRGKHYLGIGPSAHSFNGVSRSWNIANNALYTKQLFQNELALETEELSLDDQFNEYVMTSLRTKWGVDYEYLKSNFDSDYLSYLKKEADIYLKQEDLLLKDDQYLVLTASGKLIADQIASDLFIVS
- a CDS encoding glyceraldehyde-3-phosphate dehydrogenase, translated to MVQSSTFENQIKSYKVKQNACVKLIQVVSDLWFNQSIELVLFRNQLIDRRVSFILNLHQRTKELAEKEISIEETLQIAEIIQTLELTPSRIDIGKLALEVRKQNVQLEDLEAFLSKELAPAHQHQTFEPRDVVLYGFGRIGRLLARELISKAAAGRQLRLRAIVTRDQLDEKTLEKRASLLRQDSIHGDFEGEVDIDVEKGALIINGVPVYIISAKNPEDIDYTQYDINNALVIDNTGAFRDQQELSRHLTSKGATQVLLTAPGKGVPNIVYGVNEYDADNKKDNTFSAASCTTNAISPVLAVLEKRIGIVKGHIETIHSYTNDQNLVDNFHKKSRRGRAAALNMVITETGAGSAVAKVLPVLAGKLTSNAIRVPVPNGSLAILNLELKSITTVEEVNGLLKKAALEGDLVEQIQYANNAELVSSDIVGTTAASVVDAPATIVSADGKNVVIYVWYDNEYGYTHQVMRLARHIAGVRRYTYY